The proteins below are encoded in one region of Sminthopsis crassicaudata isolate SCR6 chromosome 1, ASM4859323v1, whole genome shotgun sequence:
- the LOC141549847 gene encoding hemoglobin subunit beta-like — MVNWTAEEKQAISTIWAKIDIEEVGAGALSRLLVVYPWTQRYFSNFGNLSSPQAIEGNPRVRNHGKKVLTSFGEAVKNLDNVKATFDKLSELHSDKLHVDPQNFRLLGDNLIIVLAATMGKDFTPEAQAAWQKLVGVVASALSRKYH, encoded by the exons ATGGTGAACTGGACAGCAGAAGAGAAACAGGCCATTTCAACCATCTGGGCCAAAATTGACATCGAGGAAGTGGGAGCCGGTGCTCTTAGCAG GCTGTTAGTGGTCTATCCCTGGACCCAGAGGTACTTCAGCAACTTCGGGAACCTCTCCAGCCCACAAGCCATTGAGGGGAATCCCCGGGTCAGGAATCATGGCAAGAAGGTGCTGACCTCATTTGGGGAGGCTGTGAAGAACCTGGACAATGTGAAGGCCACCTTTGACAAGCTGAGCGAGCTGCACTCAGACAAGCTGCACGTGGACCCCCAGAACTTCAGG CTCCTTGGAGACAACCTGATCATTGTCCTGGCAGCCACCATGGGCAAGGACTTTACCCCCGAGGCCCAAGCTGCCTGGCAGAAGCTGGTGGGAGTGGTGGCCTCTGCCCTGAGCCGAAAATACCACTAA
- the LUC7L gene encoding putative RNA-binding protein Luc7-like 1 isoform X4, which produces MAMDHLESFIAECDRRTELAKKRLAETQEEISAEVSAKAEKVHELNEEIGKLLAKAEQLGAEGNVDESQKILMEVEKVRAKKKEAEEEYRNSMPASSFQQQKLRVCEVCSAYLGLHDNDRRLADHFGGKLHLGFIQIREKLDQLRKTVAEKQEKRNQDRLRRREEREREERLGRRSGSRTRDRRRSRSRDRRRRRSRSGSRERRKSRSRSRDRHRRHRSRSRSHSRGHRRGSRDRSSKHKSRDQSSREKSQDKERKEKSFAEQRHEGTNGNAGLNRSEEREAGEI; this is translated from the exons GCAATGGATCATCTGGAGTCCTTTATTGCAGAATGTGACAGGAGAACTGAACTTGCTAAGAAACGACTTGCTGAAACACAAGAAGAGATCAGTGCTGAGGTTTCTGCAAAG gcaGAAAAAGTACATGaactaaatgaagaaattggcaAACTGCTTGCTAAAGCTGAACAGTTGGGGGCAGAAGGAAATGTGGATGAATCCCAGAAGATCCTTATGGAAGTGGAGAAAGTTcgagcaaagaaaaaagaagctgaG GAAGAATATCGAAATTCCATGCCAGCATCTAGTTTCCAGCAGCAGAAACTTCGAGTTTGTGAGGTGTGTTCTGCATACCTGGGTCTCCATGATAATGATCGTCGTCTTGCAGATCACTTCGGGGGCAAATTACACTTGGGATTTATTCAGATTCGTGAGAAACTGGATCAATTGAGG AAAACAGTGGcagaaaaacaggagaaaagaaatcaagatcgtttgaggaggagagaagagcgAGAGCGAGAAGAAAGGCTGGGCAGAAG GTCTGGATCAAGAACTAGAGATCGAAGAAG GTCACGATCTCGGGACAGGCGGCGAAGGCGGTCAAGGTCAGGCTCTCGTGAGAGACGAAAGTCCCGGTCACGATCTCGGGACAGACACAGGCGACACCGTAGCCGCTCACGTAGCCATAGCAGGGGTCATCGCCGAGGTTCCAGAGACAGAAGTTCGAAACACAA ATCTAGAGATCAATCTTCAAGAGAGAAGTCCcaggataaagagagaaaggaaaagagcttTGCTGAACAAAGGCATGAGGGTACAAATGGCAACGCTGGTTTAAATAGATCAGAAGAAAGGGAAGCTGGCGAGATCTGA
- the LUC7L gene encoding putative RNA-binding protein Luc7-like 1 isoform X3 encodes MTTCQAMDHLESFIAECDRRTELAKKRLAETQEEISAEVSAKAEKVHELNEEIGKLLAKAEQLGAEGNVDESQKILMEVEKVRAKKKEAEEEYRNSMPASSFQQQKLRVCEVCSAYLGLHDNDRRLADHFGGKLHLGFIQIREKLDQLRKTVAEKQEKRNQDRLRRREEREREERLGRRSGSRTRDRRRSRSRDRRRRRSRSGSRERRKSRSRSRDRHRRHRSRSRSHSRGHRRGSRDRSSKHKSRDQSSREKSQDKERKEKSFAEQRHEGTNGNAGLNRSEEREAGEI; translated from the exons atgaccacttgtcag GCAATGGATCATCTGGAGTCCTTTATTGCAGAATGTGACAGGAGAACTGAACTTGCTAAGAAACGACTTGCTGAAACACAAGAAGAGATCAGTGCTGAGGTTTCTGCAAAG gcaGAAAAAGTACATGaactaaatgaagaaattggcaAACTGCTTGCTAAAGCTGAACAGTTGGGGGCAGAAGGAAATGTGGATGAATCCCAGAAGATCCTTATGGAAGTGGAGAAAGTTcgagcaaagaaaaaagaagctgaG GAAGAATATCGAAATTCCATGCCAGCATCTAGTTTCCAGCAGCAGAAACTTCGAGTTTGTGAGGTGTGTTCTGCATACCTGGGTCTCCATGATAATGATCGTCGTCTTGCAGATCACTTCGGGGGCAAATTACACTTGGGATTTATTCAGATTCGTGAGAAACTGGATCAATTGAGG AAAACAGTGGcagaaaaacaggagaaaagaaatcaagatcgtttgaggaggagagaagagcgAGAGCGAGAAGAAAGGCTGGGCAGAAG GTCTGGATCAAGAACTAGAGATCGAAGAAG GTCACGATCTCGGGACAGGCGGCGAAGGCGGTCAAGGTCAGGCTCTCGTGAGAGACGAAAGTCCCGGTCACGATCTCGGGACAGACACAGGCGACACCGTAGCCGCTCACGTAGCCATAGCAGGGGTCATCGCCGAGGTTCCAGAGACAGAAGTTCGAAACACAA ATCTAGAGATCAATCTTCAAGAGAGAAGTCCcaggataaagagagaaaggaaaagagcttTGCTGAACAAAGGCATGAGGGTACAAATGGCAACGCTGGTTTAAATAGATCAGAAGAAAGGGAAGCTGGCGAGATCTGA
- the LUC7L gene encoding putative RNA-binding protein Luc7-like 1 isoform X6 has protein sequence MDLGECTKIHDLALRADYEIASKERELFFELDAMDHLESFIAECDRRTELAKKRLAETQEEISAEVSAKAEKVHELNEEIGKLLAKAEQLGAEGNVDESQKILMEVEKVRAKKKEAEEEYRNSMPASSFQQQKLRVCEVCSAYLGLHDNDRRLADHFGGKLHLGFIQIREKLDQLRKTVAEKQEKRNQDRLRRREEREREERLGRRSGSRTRDRRRSRSRDRRRRRSRSGSRERRKSRSRSRDRHRRHRSRSRSHSRGHRRGSRDRSSKHKSRDQSSREKSQDKERKEKSFAEQRHEGTNGNAGLNRSEEREAGEI, from the exons GCAATGGATCATCTGGAGTCCTTTATTGCAGAATGTGACAGGAGAACTGAACTTGCTAAGAAACGACTTGCTGAAACACAAGAAGAGATCAGTGCTGAGGTTTCTGCAAAG gcaGAAAAAGTACATGaactaaatgaagaaattggcaAACTGCTTGCTAAAGCTGAACAGTTGGGGGCAGAAGGAAATGTGGATGAATCCCAGAAGATCCTTATGGAAGTGGAGAAAGTTcgagcaaagaaaaaagaagctgaG GAAGAATATCGAAATTCCATGCCAGCATCTAGTTTCCAGCAGCAGAAACTTCGAGTTTGTGAGGTGTGTTCTGCATACCTGGGTCTCCATGATAATGATCGTCGTCTTGCAGATCACTTCGGGGGCAAATTACACTTGGGATTTATTCAGATTCGTGAGAAACTGGATCAATTGAGG AAAACAGTGGcagaaaaacaggagaaaagaaatcaagatcgtttgaggaggagagaagagcgAGAGCGAGAAGAAAGGCTGGGCAGAAG GTCTGGATCAAGAACTAGAGATCGAAGAAG GTCACGATCTCGGGACAGGCGGCGAAGGCGGTCAAGGTCAGGCTCTCGTGAGAGACGAAAGTCCCGGTCACGATCTCGGGACAGACACAGGCGACACCGTAGCCGCTCACGTAGCCATAGCAGGGGTCATCGCCGAGGTTCCAGAGACAGAAGTTCGAAACACAA ATCTAGAGATCAATCTTCAAGAGAGAAGTCCcaggataaagagagaaaggaaaagagcttTGCTGAACAAAGGCATGAGGGTACAAATGGCAACGCTGGTTTAAATAGATCAGAAGAAAGGGAAGCTGGCGAGATCTGA